The following are encoded together in the Candidatus Bathyarchaeota archaeon genome:
- the radA gene encoding DNA repair and recombination protein RadA yields the protein MTEEDEISETAVEEEPKEEPEVEESKYKFIEDLPGVGPATAQKLRDLGYHTVESLAMATARELEPVGISEKKAFSVIDAARSAIGVSFIRADELMKQRAKVLRLTTGSKALDKIIDGGLETQTITEFYGEYGSGKSQMCHQLCVNVQLPPERGGLMGGVLYVDTENTFRLERIVQMAKHLGLDPEQVAKNIIYAEAYTSDHQMFLLENADTIIKENNIKLIIVDSLTAHFRSEYIGREMLASRQQKLNKHMHKLIGLARAFNAVAVVTNQVMAKPDQFFGDATHPIGGHIVGHTSHTRVYLRRASHGPIRIARLVSSPYLPDGEEILKVTENGIEDVSEEEKASKRGR from the coding sequence ATGACTGAAGAAGATGAAATTTCCGAGACCGCAGTAGAAGAGGAACCAAAAGAAGAACCCGAAGTTGAAGAATCAAAGTACAAGTTCATAGAGGACTTGCCCGGAGTCGGGCCTGCTACAGCACAGAAACTTCGAGACCTCGGATACCACACCGTTGAGTCCTTAGCAATGGCGACAGCACGCGAACTTGAACCTGTCGGCATCAGCGAGAAAAAAGCCTTCTCCGTAATAGATGCTGCACGTTCAGCTATAGGTGTCTCGTTTATCCGCGCTGATGAACTCATGAAACAGCGTGCAAAAGTTTTACGTTTAACCACAGGCAGCAAAGCCTTAGACAAAATCATTGACGGCGGATTGGAAACACAAACAATCACCGAGTTCTACGGCGAGTACGGCAGCGGCAAAAGCCAGATGTGCCACCAACTCTGCGTTAATGTTCAGTTGCCTCCTGAGAGGGGTGGCTTAATGGGCGGTGTTTTGTACGTGGACACTGAGAACACTTTCCGTCTTGAACGTATTGTACAAATGGCTAAGCATTTAGGTTTAGACCCCGAGCAAGTAGCTAAAAACATTATTTACGCAGAAGCCTACACATCTGACCACCAAATGTTTCTGCTTGAGAACGCTGACACAATAATCAAGGAAAACAACATCAAACTAATCATCGTTGACTCATTAACAGCTCATTTTAGAAGCGAATACATTGGCAGAGAAATGCTGGCGTCAAGACAACAGAAACTCAACAAGCACATGCACAAACTCATCGGGTTAGCCCGTGCTTTTAATGCAGTCGCAGTTGTCACAAACCAAGTTATGGCTAAGCCTGACCAGTTCTTTGGTGACGCAACACACCCCATCGGCGGACACATCGTGGGACACACAAGCCACACCAGAGTTTACCTAAGACGCGCCAGTCATGGTCCAATCCGCATCGCAAGACTTGTTTCAAGCCCATATTTGCCTGACGGAGAGGAAATACTTAAAGTAACAGAAAACGGTATAGAAGATGTCTCTGAAGAGGAGAAAGCATCCAAGCGTGGTCGCTAA
- a CDS encoding trypsin-like peptidase domain-containing protein, whose amino-acid sequence MEEAENRQEHKRSVTLVVIALLMIVSLVSTAGLFILSGQVSSMQTQIDNLKTVSASTTTFVSDTETVSLSSLYSAVENSVVTVKCSITQYYTMPFGRQASTTAESQGSGFIYEYEGQMVVITNNHVIENADSITITFADGNTYTATTLGVDITTDLAVLSTSAPSSEYYPLQIASSASARVGDSVAAIGSPYGLAGTMTTGIISALNRTITITQDTGGSYEMTGLIQTSAPINSGNSGGPLITYNGQVIGITTAIVENSDGLGFAIPSDTILNVIEALMQ is encoded by the coding sequence ATGGAAGAAGCGGAAAATAGGCAGGAGCACAAACGCTCTGTCACTTTGGTTGTCATAGCACTTTTAATGATTGTCAGCTTAGTCAGCACAGCGGGCTTGTTCATATTGAGCGGTCAGGTTTCGTCGATGCAAACGCAGATAGACAATTTAAAAACGGTGTCAGCCAGCACTACAACTTTTGTTTCAGACACAGAAACGGTTTCGCTATCCAGCCTCTACAGCGCAGTGGAAAATTCTGTTGTTACAGTAAAATGCAGCATCACCCAATACTACACTATGCCTTTTGGTAGGCAAGCATCCACAACCGCGGAATCCCAAGGTTCAGGCTTCATCTACGAGTACGAAGGGCAAATGGTGGTAATTACAAACAATCACGTGATAGAAAACGCAGACAGCATAACCATAACATTTGCTGACGGAAACACTTACACTGCAACGACTCTGGGAGTAGACATCACAACGGACTTAGCGGTACTCTCAACAAGCGCACCCTCAAGCGAATATTACCCGCTACAAATTGCTAGTTCAGCAAGCGCCCGCGTTGGCGACTCCGTGGCAGCTATAGGGAGCCCCTACGGGTTAGCGGGAACAATGACAACAGGAATAATCAGCGCATTAAACCGCACCATAACCATAACACAAGACACAGGCGGCAGCTACGAAATGACCGGGCTCATCCAAACCAGCGCACCCATTAACTCAGGCAACTCTGGCGGTCCACTAATAACTTACAACGGACAAGTCATCGGAATAACAACAGCAATCGTTGAGAACTCGGACGGATTAGGCTTTGCCATACCATCTGACACCATCCTTAACGTTATAGAAGCTTTGATGCAGTAA
- a CDS encoding 4Fe-4S binding protein produces the protein MQSKKRNQKKYIRIFRWTVKISLLLLFVIPLTFLANVPTAKIYSFTTGGLSQPPITIVPLSESVCSLWTTGRFSSIDPLGWILCPLGGIQALITGQVGSVFFYQVIIAILLFIIPILLVGNIFCGWICPLGTMIDAFDLYIRKFQPKLEAKREERSRLNRECLSNNCKTSPICPVCPIDRILVNKYGAVGNGVLLGTVVGSTALGFNVFCTICPIGISTRGFFHLKATTFVTKVVNPFFLELLILPAAAILMSLREKRFWCNKICPIWALLTLGAYLSPFLKPTIDPEKCIRKGCPKDCPDAKLGYCGACRASDRRNCEIVCPSNINLLDSASRVKCTKCLECYCECERGAIKIKLIGKPEAFVAVSEFFRRRTQKKETKQKQAA, from the coding sequence GTGCAATCTAAAAAGCGTAACCAAAAAAAATACATACGTATATTCCGATGGACGGTCAAAATCTCACTGCTGCTGCTTTTTGTCATACCCCTCACTTTCTTGGCTAATGTGCCAACAGCCAAAATCTACAGTTTCACCACAGGCGGCTTAAGCCAACCTCCAATCACCATTGTACCGCTAAGTGAGTCCGTGTGCAGTCTGTGGACTACGGGACGATTTAGCAGCATTGACCCACTGGGATGGATTTTGTGCCCATTGGGAGGCATACAAGCACTCATAACTGGACAGGTGGGCTCAGTTTTTTTCTACCAAGTAATTATTGCTATCTTACTTTTTATCATCCCAATTCTTTTGGTGGGCAACATTTTCTGCGGCTGGATATGCCCACTGGGAACCATGATTGACGCTTTTGACTTATACATCCGAAAATTCCAACCCAAACTTGAAGCTAAACGTGAAGAACGCTCCCGCCTAAACAGAGAATGCCTCAGCAACAACTGCAAAACCAGCCCTATTTGTCCAGTGTGCCCAATCGACAGAATCCTAGTTAACAAGTACGGCGCAGTAGGCAACGGCGTTCTGCTTGGAACCGTGGTGGGCTCCACGGCGTTGGGATTTAACGTGTTCTGCACCATCTGCCCCATCGGAATCAGCACCCGAGGATTCTTCCACCTCAAAGCAACCACGTTTGTCACCAAAGTGGTTAACCCCTTCTTTTTAGAACTCCTAATCCTGCCAGCAGCCGCCATCCTAATGAGCCTGCGTGAGAAAAGATTCTGGTGCAACAAAATCTGCCCCATCTGGGCACTACTCACCCTTGGCGCATACCTCAGCCCGTTCCTAAAGCCAACAATTGACCCCGAGAAATGTATCCGTAAAGGCTGCCCCAAAGACTGCCCAGATGCCAAACTGGGCTACTGTGGTGCCTGCCGAGCATCTGACAGACGCAACTGCGAAATCGTTTGCCCATCAAACATTAACCTGCTGGATTCTGCCTCACGGGTTAAATGTACCAAATGCCTTGAATGTTATTGCGAATGCGAACGGGGCGCCATAAAAATCAAGTTAATTGGTAAGCCAGAAGCATTTGTGGCGGTTTCAGAATTTTTTAGGCGCAGAACCCAAAAGAAAGAGACAAAACAGAAGCAGGCGGCATAG
- a CDS encoding aminopeptidase P family protein — translation MNKTQALQQKIKDTDIENFAVFNPANITYFSQSQCPAALLISKSGEKTLYVYPVNQQQAAQENQDFQVEIMKRGENLLEKIAAQAATKKGKLAVDTMGIESWQALAKMVGENKIEVARGMIRELRAVKDEEEIGFIREACKMADEAVNLASQIIVPGASEQEIAAELEYTMRVMGSEGVGFDTIIGSGVHSALPHCPPCRDRIIQEGDFVVVDLGAIFKFYRSDITRTFIAGKPTQKQLKIYETVKLAQDNAFKALKPGALARDVDAIARKTIADAGFGEYFCHNLGHGVGLEVHEAPTLSTNSKDVLQTGMVVTDEPGIYLPELGGVRIEDTVLITKDGAEKLTNASYTLDGR, via the coding sequence ATGAACAAAACCCAAGCACTGCAACAAAAAATCAAAGATACCGACATAGAAAATTTTGCAGTCTTCAACCCAGCAAACATCACCTACTTTTCCCAGTCACAATGCCCAGCAGCCCTACTCATATCTAAAAGCGGCGAAAAAACCCTCTATGTTTACCCAGTAAACCAGCAGCAAGCCGCCCAAGAAAACCAAGACTTCCAAGTCGAAATCATGAAACGAGGAGAAAACCTGCTAGAAAAAATCGCCGCCCAAGCAGCCACAAAAAAGGGAAAACTTGCCGTTGACACAATGGGCATTGAAAGCTGGCAGGCTCTTGCCAAAATGGTTGGAGAGAACAAAATAGAAGTTGCAAGAGGTATGATTAGGGAGCTTAGGGCGGTTAAGGATGAGGAAGAAATTGGGTTTATCAGAGAAGCCTGCAAGATGGCGGATGAGGCGGTGAATCTTGCAAGCCAAATTATTGTGCCCGGCGCAAGTGAGCAAGAAATTGCTGCTGAGTTGGAATATACTATGCGTGTGATGGGTTCGGAGGGAGTAGGGTTTGACACCATTATCGGCTCAGGCGTCCACTCAGCACTACCACACTGCCCACCATGCAGAGACAGAATAATTCAGGAAGGCGATTTTGTTGTGGTTGACTTGGGAGCGATTTTCAAGTTTTACCGCTCAGACATAACCCGCACCTTCATCGCAGGCAAACCCACACAAAAACAGCTAAAAATCTACGAAACCGTCAAGCTGGCACAGGATAACGCGTTTAAAGCCCTAAAACCAGGTGCGTTAGCCAGAGATGTGGATGCAATTGCAAGGAAAACTATTGCGGATGCTGGGTTTGGCGAGTATTTCTGCCATAATCTTGGGCACGGGGTTGGTTTGGAAGTGCATGAGGCACCCACATTGAGCACTAATAGTAAAGATGTTTTGCAGACGGGCATGGTTGTTACGGATGAACCGGGGATTTATTTGCCGGAGTTGGGCGGTGTGCGAATTGAGGACACCGTGCTAATCACAAAGGATGGCGCAGAGAAGCTCACCAATGCCTCGTACACACTGGATGGACGCTAA
- a CDS encoding 4Fe-4S dicluster domain-containing protein, with amino-acid sequence MPEGKPNMVRAQDRKFIIADPNKCSGCGICEYICSLANEKAFNPYKSRIRTMRVNQLANIAITCRHCEDPDCVAVCPRNALKQEENTCIIRVDEKACNGCGYCIAACPFGAINLHPDKKVVFTCNNCSETDEKEPQCVKWCPDQALSVVTAETLAQKSRQKAVKNIFRPEEIAQSKNP; translated from the coding sequence ATGCCCGAGGGGAAACCAAACATGGTGCGAGCGCAAGACCGAAAATTCATAATAGCAGACCCAAACAAATGCAGTGGCTGTGGCATTTGCGAGTACATTTGCAGCTTGGCTAACGAGAAGGCTTTTAACCCCTACAAGTCACGCATCCGCACCATGCGAGTAAACCAGTTAGCGAACATAGCAATTACGTGTCGGCACTGTGAAGACCCCGACTGCGTCGCTGTTTGCCCCAGAAACGCGCTAAAACAAGAAGAAAACACCTGCATTATCCGTGTTGATGAAAAAGCCTGCAACGGCTGCGGATATTGTATTGCGGCGTGCCCATTTGGCGCAATTAACTTGCATCCCGACAAGAAGGTCGTGTTTACCTGCAACAATTGCAGCGAAACCGATGAAAAAGAGCCCCAATGCGTAAAATGGTGCCCTGACCAAGCCTTATCTGTGGTTACTGCGGAAACATTGGCGCAAAAAAGCCGTCAGAAAGCAGTTAAAAACATATTTCGCCCTGAAGAAATAGCTCAATCAAAGAACCCTTAA
- a CDS encoding zinc ribbon domain-containing protein — MKRLTAVTGFLLWFLTASSLSFTLSPKQITSAYVQYSMPAATFQIPFLDFIPSYLQITVGILVVVLIVAVAVVLTRSRNRRHRAYPPDYFGSYYEPEMSELCEYEPMMCEEDMFEEEYVPQRSYGAVGNQYGRYATSMIPCPYCGHPVRGDQSICTYCHQRIA, encoded by the coding sequence ATGAAAAGGCTCACGGCAGTTACGGGGTTTCTTCTCTGGTTTTTGACAGCAAGCAGTTTGTCTTTTACTTTGAGCCCTAAACAGATTACCAGCGCATACGTACAATACTCCATGCCTGCGGCAACATTTCAAATCCCATTTTTGGATTTTATCCCTTCCTACTTACAAATTACTGTTGGTATATTGGTTGTTGTTTTGATAGTGGCAGTTGCCGTTGTCCTAACAAGAAGCAGAAACAGGCGGCACCGTGCTTATCCTCCTGACTATTTTGGTTCCTATTATGAACCTGAAATGTCTGAGCTATGCGAGTACGAGCCGATGATGTGTGAAGAAGACATGTTCGAAGAAGAATATGTTCCTCAAAGAAGTTATGGGGCAGTGGGCAATCAGTACGGGCGATACGCTACTTCCATGATTCCTTGTCCATATTGTGGTCATCCTGTCCGCGGCGACCAAAGCATCTGCACGTATTGCCACCAAAGAATCGCGTAA
- a CDS encoding acetate uptake transporter has translation MSIKLANPAPLGLLGFGMTTVLLNLHNAGLFGLSSMILAMGLAYGGLAQVIVGIMEYKKGNTFGTVAFSSYGLFWWSLVALILLPGTTFFGTIGAADNAAMAAYFLMWGLFTFGMFFGTLKTNRALQFVFMSLAILFFMLTIREVIGNPAWFNTITGIEGIICGGSAFYLGIAEIINEQNGKTVLPICPVK, from the coding sequence ATGAGCATAAAATTAGCTAACCCTGCTCCTTTAGGACTTTTAGGCTTCGGAATGACAACGGTGCTACTCAACTTACACAATGCGGGCTTATTCGGATTAAGTAGTATGATTTTGGCGATGGGTCTTGCTTACGGTGGACTTGCACAAGTCATAGTGGGTATTATGGAGTACAAGAAAGGCAACACTTTTGGCACAGTAGCTTTTAGTTCTTATGGACTTTTTTGGTGGTCTCTTGTAGCGTTAATTCTGCTTCCAGGCACCACATTCTTTGGCACTATAGGCGCAGCAGACAACGCAGCAATGGCAGCATACTTCCTAATGTGGGGACTCTTCACCTTTGGAATGTTCTTTGGAACCCTAAAAACAAACCGAGCACTGCAATTCGTCTTCATGAGCTTAGCAATACTGTTCTTTATGCTAACAATACGTGAAGTTATCGGCAATCCAGCATGGTTCAACACAATCACAGGCATAGAAGGCATCATCTGCGGTGGCAGCGCATTTTACCTTGGCATAGCAGAAATCATAAACGAACAAAACGGAAAAACAGTCCTCCCAATCTGCCCAGTAAAATAA